One Nocardia farcinica genomic region harbors:
- a CDS encoding DUF7172 family protein — protein MTMPQVCVSRNLSIAGGALGLQPWSVPRMVAQVSATSTGDGAITGAGLTSPPGRLMIDTGLSWVSDSPLPSMMRLQVIRSYRTIVTSNPNVVQIWDSWRIGIDQLAQVPNSYGLVNSLCTLGVDHGTNQSALPNYARVHQDYPTTATEEWVELPAGSEIDVAYRAYVWTPPPWSNNASANQPLHEAHARGVKLRLWAFPMMDGAIR, from the coding sequence ATGACCATGCCGCAGGTCTGTGTCAGTCGGAACCTGTCCATCGCGGGCGGGGCGCTGGGGTTGCAGCCGTGGTCGGTGCCGCGGATGGTAGCGCAGGTGTCGGCCACCTCCACCGGCGACGGCGCGATCACCGGCGCCGGACTCACCAGCCCGCCGGGCCGGCTGATGATCGACACCGGCCTGTCGTGGGTGTCCGATTCGCCGCTGCCGTCGATGATGCGGCTCCAGGTGATCCGCTCCTACCGCACCATCGTCACCAGCAACCCGAACGTGGTGCAGATCTGGGACTCGTGGCGGATCGGGATCGACCAGCTCGCGCAGGTACCCAACAGCTACGGGCTCGTGAACAGCCTGTGCACGTTGGGGGTGGACCACGGCACCAACCAGTCCGCGCTGCCGAACTACGCGCGCGTGCACCAGGACTACCCGACGACCGCGACCGAGGAATGGGTGGAGCTGCCCGCGGGCTCGGAGATCGATGTCGCCTATCGCGCGTACGTGTGGACGCCGCCGCCCTGGTCGAACAACGCATCGGCGAACCAGCCCTTGCATGAGGCGCACGCGCGCGGGGTGAAGCTGCGCCTGTGGGCGTTCCCGATGATGGACGGAGCGATCCGATGA
- a CDS encoding HK97 gp10 family phage protein, which translates to MPLQLRARLVYTPIPGAGEQAAALAAPRMDRLGARIVTNARGRVTVRSGALRDSIGHRTTVAGDQVRLLVSATAPHAKFVHDGTRPHEIRPRRVRALRFEMGPRLVFAARVWHPGTRPNPFLTDAAHEEIQRGI; encoded by the coding sequence GTGCCGTTGCAGCTGCGCGCCCGCCTGGTCTACACCCCGATCCCTGGGGCGGGTGAGCAGGCGGCGGCGCTGGCCGCGCCGCGCATGGATCGGCTCGGCGCGCGGATTGTCACCAACGCCCGCGGCCGAGTCACTGTCCGGTCCGGGGCGCTGCGGGATTCGATCGGGCACCGCACCACCGTGGCCGGTGACCAGGTGCGCCTGCTGGTGTCGGCGACCGCACCGCACGCGAAGTTCGTCCACGACGGCACCCGCCCGCACGAAATCCGGCCCCGCCGAGTGCGGGCGCTGCGGTTCGAGATGGGTCCGCGCCTCGTGTTCGCTGCCAGGGTCTGGCATCCGGGCACCCGCCCGAACCCGTTCCTCACCGACGCCGCGCACGAGGAAATCCAGCGCGGCATCTAG
- a CDS encoding LtfC-like domain-containing protein yields the protein MLTLGWPAGTLRLTLNADAAFQGQIELRTQAGTPLPWPAGTSAWLRLTMRGTAFEAIWPATITGALMAWSVPAEQVALVPSRAWAQLWLDYPDHEPILWVEGAVGCGPVGGLGYIAAVPVPETGAVAVPVPGPPGPPGPGGGGCCVVQAVAAHPLGGHRLVVPRDDGTVEYADATDPAHLNRPVWLTTSAWAAGAVADLVTGGEVTELSWTWTPGVPLLVGTNGMLTHTIPPGAVWVRRAALPVDPVTVEYAPTQPIALT from the coding sequence GTGCTCACCCTCGGCTGGCCTGCGGGCACACTCCGTCTGACCCTGAACGCCGATGCCGCGTTTCAGGGTCAGATCGAGCTGCGCACGCAGGCCGGTACCCCGCTGCCGTGGCCTGCCGGGACGTCGGCGTGGCTGCGGCTCACCATGCGCGGCACCGCGTTCGAAGCGATATGGCCTGCCACGATCACCGGCGCGCTCATGGCTTGGTCGGTCCCGGCCGAACAGGTGGCGTTGGTGCCGTCGCGGGCGTGGGCGCAGCTGTGGCTGGACTACCCCGACCATGAGCCGATCCTGTGGGTGGAGGGCGCGGTGGGGTGCGGGCCGGTCGGCGGGCTCGGCTACATCGCCGCGGTGCCGGTCCCCGAAACCGGCGCTGTCGCGGTGCCGGTGCCGGGCCCGCCGGGGCCTCCCGGCCCTGGCGGCGGCGGGTGTTGCGTGGTGCAGGCGGTGGCCGCGCACCCGCTCGGCGGGCACCGCCTGGTCGTGCCCCGCGACGACGGCACGGTGGAGTACGCGGACGCCACCGACCCCGCGCACCTGAACCGGCCTGTGTGGTTGACGACCTCGGCGTGGGCGGCGGGCGCGGTGGCCGACCTCGTCACCGGCGGGGAGGTGACCGAGCTGTCGTGGACGTGGACGCCGGGGGTGCCGCTGCTGGTCGGCACGAACGGGATGCTCACCCACACCATTCCGCCCGGCGCAGTGTGGGTGCGGCGCGCCGCGCTGCCCGTCGACCCGGTCACGGTCGAGTACGCGCCGACCCAACCCATCGCATTGACGTAG